ATTGTTGACTTTGGGCATGCACTTCCAGCTGGTTGACACACAAGGACTCTTCCCTGGTTGTACCGAGGCGTTGGAAGAGGAATTGATCTGGTTACTGCTGACAGTCCTTAGGAAGCAGTCCATGTGTGAGGGAGATGATGAGATGATATGGACGATAGCGGCGAAGTGCACAATTGTAGTGATACCTCGACACAAACATCACCTTATTGACTGTCGAGCACTCTATCAGTTGATGAAACTTCCGACGGTTATCACGTTCCATCCTCATCTCTACACCACCTTTGCCGAGGCTTTTGCTAAGAGGGTGTTGAGGTGGGACCCGTCAGGTGATGATGCGGAGGACATGATCGCCCTGGATGAGGATGAGTTCAACAAATGCGGGAATCAACCTGTCGCGAAGTTGTTCTTCCTGTACAGACAAGCAATGACATTAGGCGCGCGGCTAGCCTTTTTTCAGGTTCTCTTTACACATACGGTGATGGTGTTACAATCCCGCGCAACGTTGCCGCGGTTGTATCCACGAATGTTAAGGCGATGCTACAGTGAGTTGGTAAGAGTGGGATTTCACTGGCATCTTCACTCGTTGCTTTTTTACCAGTCGCGCCAAGTTTTTCGTGAACTCCCTGGCCATATTACGTATGACATGGACGTTGAGGTTGTTAGGGATTACAAAATGGAAGTGACGGCAATAGTACAGTGCATGTTGCAAACCGTTGAAGATAATGTGCGCCTTCCAGACGTTATAAGGAGCGCGTTTAGAAATGCGGTGGGAACGCGTGTGGAGGAGCGGACTGCCCTTGCCAGGGTGGTATCTGAATGCGTAACTTTGATTCCAGCTATGCTGAAAGAGGATACTGACGGCGTACTGTACAACATTGGGTGGCATACGGCACTATACTGTATGCGATTAAGCCGTGAAAAGTTGGATTCTGACGAGAGTGTAGCCTTGTTGGACAAATTGGCAACCAATctggtttccttttctgagTTTAAAGATCGCACGGAGCTCACAAAGATAAAGGGAGCTTGTCCAGATATATTAGCTGCGCTGATGTTCTTAGGTAGGAAACATCCCAACCAAGCTGTGGAGCCGTTCAGTATATTAATTGAAAAATTTCTCCATGACACTGCGGTAGTTGACAGCCAAAGCGTCATGCAATTGTACTACAGACTCTTTGGTTCCCTTGCCATTCAGAATGGGCCGTTTAAGGGCGCTCAGCGGGCCGACATTTCGCAGATGCTTTGCAGTGAGCAGCTTGTTACTGCGCAGCCCATTATAGACGGTATTGGTTCACGTGTATTGTGGGCCCTCTACCGTTCGCTCTGTACGGTGCAAACCGCTTCTGCCTGCCGGGCCCGCCACGTATTGGCTTCTTTTTTGGAGGAGTTGGATACTTCCGGTGGAAGCAGTCATTCCTACTCTTGGAAAACTATAATGGACGACCCATACCCCCCTGTGGCACTGATAGGTGCTCAAAGGACTCTGCAAATGTGCGGCAGAACCGCCTACGACCGCTTCGACGAGGCAATGAACACAccagaaaaaagtgaaaagtgTGACTCAGTGTACGTCCTCGCTCTCAAGGTCATCCAATTAGCAGAGTCAAGGAAAGAGTGATCATACGCTAGATGCAGCGGTGACCGTTTTGTCTTCATACCTTTCTTTATTCGTTCACTTTATGACCCTTATTACTGCTGAGCTCATCGTTCTATAAGCTGCATGGAGCTTGCTGGAGTTGACCAGTAAAaaattttgctttccttattttcatGAGGGTGAAGACGCAGAAAGACGTAGAGGAACTgtattcttcctttttcacctGTGAACTGTTCCTTGAACTCTGTTTGTGGTGTAGCAAGCGGTTTACGACGAATTACTGTTGCATAAATCTGGTGTTAAGTTCAAACCCCTAAGTCACTTTTAAAGAACTCTAATATTCAGGAAAGCGATATTCTGCGAGCGActccgttgctgctgtccgtgTAGACGAAATTTAACGTATTAGGGCTTGCAGGGGTTCTCGACGCACTCAATGGAGGGAAAGAGCGTAGTAGGTGGTTCTCACAAACTTGCTGATGGGAGTTCTTCCTGCGGCACGATTGGCGCAAACCCGGGTTATGCCGGTACAAGCACCCCGTTGGATGCCAGTTCTTCGTTGTATTTTGGGAAGGTAGTAGAGGATGCCGTACCTGTGAGAGTTGAAGTTGGAGAAACCACCACACGACACACCGATCCACAGGGTGCGTCCGTTCCTCTGACCAGGAAGGCAACCGCTAAGGACCGTATAGCAGTAGAAAAGACATCGGATTTCGTATTTTGCGACGAATGTGGTCAAAACATTCCAGTCTCCGAGTGGGCGGATCACCGTGAACATCCGCGAGTGGTGGAAAATGTTACCTCATGGGTGGGTAGATTGAACAAATTATTGATTCGTCTTTTCATCGATTTTTTCATGTGGGTGCTCATGAATATTTACTTTCGGGAGGTTGTGGTGGTTAACGAAAAGAGCATTCCAAAAACTGGTGGTGTTGTGTTTTATGGTAACCATCAGAATCAGTTTATCGATGCTATGATGATCCGTGCAAACTGCGGCAGGCCCGTGCGATTCGTTATGGCGGAGAAGTCGTTTCAGAGACCGATCATCGGTCTCTTCGGCCATATGACGGACGCAGTGCCGGTTATAAGGCCGCAGGATGCTCCTCTCAACTCTGGTGAGGGGCGTCTTATTCGCATGGATGGAGATATGATTTATGGGGAGGGTACAAAGTTTACAATGTGTCTTTCCGACAGGGATGTCATAATATGGTACAGAGAGGATGTAAAGTGCACCGCACAGGTTTTGAAGATAAACTCTGACACGGTGCTGCAGTTAACTATGCCCGTTGCGGCATGTGATGCGGTGACTAAGCCTGTGGGGTTTCAAGTGTCTCGGCGCATCGACCACTCTGAAATGTACGCCAGTGTTTATCAAACGCTTCAGAGTGGGCAATGCATCGGCATCTTCCCAGAGGGTGGGTCGCATGACCGCACATCGCTGCTACCTCTCAAGGCAGGTGTCGCTTTATTTAGTCTCGGAGCGGCGGTGCGTGGCATAGACGTCAAGGTTGTGCCGTGCGGACTAACTTACTTTTACGGCCACAAGTTTCGCAGCCGGGCTCATGTTGAATTTGGTGAACCAATTACACCCTCGGCGGAGGTTGTGGCGCTTTTCAACACTGACAAACGCAAGGCCACTGGCATTTTTTTGGAGCAACTAAACGAAGAACTACGCGGTTTTACCATAAATGTGCCCAATATGAGTGCCCTAAACTTTCTTCATGGATTTCGACAGCTGTATCAACCACAAAATTGTATTTTGGCGACACGGGATCACCTACGTCTGACGCGCCGTCTTAGTGTAATTATGGAGGAACAAAAGGGTAACCCAGAATTCATTGACTATCGAAGTAGAGTAGAAAACTATCAGGATTACTGTAATGCACTGCTTGTTCGTGATAGCCAAGCGGCGACACTGGGGAAATTGGGATCCAATGAAGCGCGACAACTTCACTTGATGTTTCGAAGGTGTTTTACTCTATTTTTGATGGGTGTTATTTTGGTACcgttctttgttgttgggcTCCCCATCGGTATTTTAGCAAAATCCTTATCTGAGAGGCACCGCAAGAAGGCCCTTTCGCAGAGTAATATAAAGATTGTAGGCACCGACGTAATGGGCTCGTACAAACTCATTGTAGGTTTTATCAGTGTGCCTGTCGTATTCTCAATTGTCTCAATTATCACATACGTGTACACCGATCTCCGTACTGCGTTGACAGTCTCAGTTTGCCTTCCCATGACAATGTACGTTTCTCTGCTGATTCTCCAGGAGGCCGCAATTGAAATGCGAGCCGCTCTGCCCCTCTTCATGTCGTTGATatccaaacacaaacagttTTGTAAACTGTACGAACGACGCCGTGCTTTAGTGGCATTGACTAAGGTGCTCGTGAAAAAGTGGGATCCCGAGTTAGAGGAGGAGTTGCAGCATTACGTACAGGAGTCTAAGCAGAGCATGAAACTGCGTGAACCGTCATTGTTTTCCTTGCGGCACGGCGGGCTGCGCCGGCTTGCGGATATCAAAAATTGAGGAACAACTCCACTAACTATATTACTTTCAGtagcttttttttgctatctTCCATTGAAAGTTATCGACTCTTTTCGTAGTTGGGTGGATGTTTTTAAATCGCACGATATCGTGTCACACCTTGGTCGTCCCGCGGCACCCCCTTGGAATTGAGGTGAACCTGCGTATAAATTCTCTTCGAAGTTTGCGTGTGCGTACGAGTGACGTGGCGTACGGGTGGCTGTGTTTGTGGGAAGGGATTTGCTCCGTAGTTCTCTTTGTTCTGTTAATGTTAATGGCTGTGGAGAAAGGTGGCATCGTGTGTGGGAGGTTCAAGTGGAATGGGGGAACATACCCGAGCATGGGTGGCggcatcttttcttttttgcgcgGGGAATTATGTCCCTCTAATGCATGAATGATCGCACGCTTCTGGAGTTGCAGTAATTTATTCCGTGCTGATATGGTAGTTTCTCCCCTTCGACCACGGGTAGCGGTTGGACTCATAGTGTGCACCCCCAATTGTGACATTTCACCCACCATCGTTTCGAGATGTCTTGAGGTTTTGATAGCACCTAACTGAGGCCGCCCTCCAGGCACCATGCCCCTGCGGCATGTTGCTTAAATATGTCGTGCAAAGgttccctttttgttcacACGTGGTGTGTGTACTTAtattctctttccttcttacTTGACTAGGGGGCAGTTAGAATCGTATACACCTGTGGACGTtgggaggcacagagggaaTGCAAGCGATAGGAACTTCGCCAAAGGCGCCTCTTGAGGGTGAGAGGGATTTACTTAAAGGGAGAACTGCAATGATTTCGATGCCTGATTGGTCCACAATGTACACGTGCAACCCTGCAGGGAATAAAACATTGTTTGAGTTAGAGGCAATTGTTGTTAAGCGGCTGGAACTTCTGGGTTGGATCGACCAGCTGCTGAACTCACCGAACATGAAGAACCTCAGTCAACTACTTGACGAAGTGGGGGCCCACCTGCCACTTGAACGGCGCAAACAGTCAACTCAGCCCGCGGCAGATCACGTCGTCCTTGGGAGAGATAGTGTCGATGGCAGCACTTCTGACACCCCAGGATCGCGTGCACCGCGGCACTCTTCTCGCTCATTAACGGCCATGTTGTCAACGCAGAATGTCTTTGTGTTTGAGGGCGACGAGGATCTTCTTTCCCATCGGCTGgcccgttttgttttctgcatGAGCGAAAAGTGGCGCAAATGGTTCGTGCGCACGGAAGAGATGCTCCTTCGTGCAAGGCTCAGGCTCCAGCTTGCAAAATGTGAAGCTGATTTTCTTCCCAACCTCATGAGACTGAACGGTCTTCCTTGTGACGCCCTTACGGACGATCAGCAACAGGACCCGCGCCTGCAGAAGTATATCATCTACCATACGGCTGTGCAAGGCAAGGGCCAGCTGCGCCGGGCCGATGAGTATTTTTTGGTTCCGTTGTCTCTAGCCACACGCTTGATAAAGGCGCGTAGTGTCCTTTGCTTGCGGGGCCATGCTATCCTTCACCGAGATCAGGTTCAAGAAGTGTTTGTAACCATGTTCTTATCGAAACTTAACAAAGGACTCCACGAGGCGTACCTCGCACGCATGAAGCTGTCGTCACACGAAGATCATGATGAAAGAGAAACCGTGATGAAAATGCTGGATGCTTTTTTGGAGTATTTTATCGAGGACACCATGAATGAGGTGCAGGAAGCTTCGGCTGGTGCTGTAGGTGCTGGTGATGTGCGCCATCTTGCGCAGACACACTTCCCCCTTTGCATGCGTCAGGTGGACGAGCACCTTCGCCGTGAAGGTCACCTTAAGCATCAAGGGCGCTTCACATACGGACTGTTCCTCAAAGCGATCGGTTTGTCGATGCAAGATTCTATggtcctcttttcttctttgatgACGTTGAAGGCTGGGGCTGCCGGGAAAGGGGACCCTGAAAGTTTTGCAAAAACGTCGTACGGGTACAATATACGTCACAACTACGGTATGGAGGGTAAGAAAACTAGCTATAGTTCACTCTCGTGTACATCATTGCTGGGTTTGCCCCCAGTTGTCGATAAGTTTGATTGTCACGGTTGTCCGTTTCGCTTCAAGAATGAGAGTGCATTCCGGGGGGTGTTGTTAAAAGAACAGCTCCACCCACTTGGAAAGGGCCACTCATCAATTAGGCTTGCTGCAAGTGACATTGAAGATATTATACAGGATTGTAAAGGTCAGCATTATACACGGGCCTGCTACAAATATTTCATGGCAACCCATCCAGGCGCGCGCCGCGACACGTTGTTTCGCTCCCCACACGAATATTATGTAACAAGTCGCGAAATGACTGATAAGGTGGGGGACTCTCTATCTGACTCAACCCCAGCACATGAAACGCCCGGCAGGGATAATTTGAAGCGTTCGATCTTCACACCCACCTTGCGCGAGGATGTAGTTCGTCCGCGTGATTCTTTGTAGGTGCTGTGCTACCAGTCTTGTTACATTCTCTGTAATTGCGCACATATCACTGGTTGGGCGGGAGAGAGGGTGCGTAGGTGCTGTATAAGGTGACTCAGGATCCTTCGTGGGTAGAagcgtatatatacatatatatatatatatactttttttatatgtgtttgtgtttgtgattGTTTGGTTGTTGCTACTATCGCATAGAAGTGGGGTAGTTGTGACGTATATTTTGCGAAGGTATCATAGAGAGTTCTTGTATCTTGCTTGAGCGGCCCT
This region of Trypanosoma brucei gambiense DAL972 chromosome 10, complete sequence genomic DNA includes:
- a CDS encoding glycerol-3-phosphate acyltransferase, putative; the encoded protein is MEGKSVVGGSHKLADGSSSCGTIGANPGYAGTSTPLDASSSLYFGKVVEDAVPVRVEVGETTTRHTDPQGASVPLTRKATAKDRIAVEKTSDFVFCDECGQNIPVSEWADHREHPRVVENVTSWVGRLNKLLIRLFIDFFMWVLMNIYFREVVVVNEKSIPKTGGVVFYGNHQNQFIDAMMIRANCGRPVRFVMAEKSFQRPIIGLFGHMTDAVPVIRPQDAPLNSGEGRLIRMDGDMIYGEGTKFTMCLSDRDVIIWYREDVKCTAQVLKINSDTVLQLTMPVAACDAVTKPVGFQVSRRIDHSEMYASVYQTLQSGQCIGIFPEGGSHDRTSLLPLKAGVALFSLGAAVRGIDVKVVPCGLTYFYGHKFRSRAHVEFGEPITPSAEVVALFNTDKRKATGIFLEQLNEELRGFTINVPNMSALNFLHGFRQLYQPQNCILATRDHLRLTRRLSVIMEEQKGNPEFIDYRSRVENYQDYCNALLVRDSQAATLGKLGSNEARQLHLMFRRCFTLFLMGVILVPFFVVGLPIGILAKSLSERHRKKALSQSNIKIVGTDVMGSYKLIVGFISVPVVFSIVSIITYVYTDLRTALTVSVCLPMTMYVSLLILQEAAIEMRAALPLFMSLISKHKQFCKLYERRRALVALTKVLVKKWDPELEEELQHYVQESKQSMKLREPSLFSLRHGGLRRLADIKN
- a CDS encoding DNA primase large subunit, putative — protein: MQAIGTSPKAPLEGERDLLKGRTAMISMPDWSTMYTCNPAGNKTLFELEAIVVKRLELLGWIDQLLNSPNMKNLSQLLDEVGAHLPLERRKQSTQPAADHVVLGRDSVDGSTSDTPGSRAPRHSSRSLTAMLSTQNVFVFEGDEDLLSHRLARFVFCMSEKWRKWFVRTEEMLLRARLRLQLAKCEADFLPNLMRLNGLPCDALTDDQQQDPRLQKYIIYHTAVQGKGQLRRADEYFLVPLSLATRLIKARSVLCLRGHAILHRDQVQEVFVTMFLSKLNKGLHEAYLARMKLSSHEDHDERETVMKMLDAFLEYFIEDTMNEVQEASAGAVGAGDVRHLAQTHFPLCMRQVDEHLRREGHLKHQGRFTYGLFLKAIGLSMQDSMVLFSSLMTLKAGAAGKGDPESFAKTSYGYNIRHNYGMEGKKTSYSSLSCTSLLGLPPVVDKFDCHGCPFRFKNESAFRGVLLKEQLHPLGKGHSSIRLAASDIEDIIQDCKGQHYTRACYKYFMATHPGARRDTLFRSPHEYYVTSREMTDKVGDSLSDSTPAHETPGRDNLKRSIFTPTLREDVVRPRDSL